aaaggacaaacagtATACGATCCACTTGCGTGAGGTCCCTGGAGCGGCCGGATTCAGAGACAGAGAGTAGAAAGGGGGTGCCCGGGGGCCGggcagtggggagcagggagctgTTGCTTAACGTGTGTGGAGTTTCtgtttggggaagaaaaaaaactggtgatggttgcacaacaatgtggcTGTCGTCAGTGCCCCCGAGCTGTGCACTTTAAAGgggttaagatggcaaatttcAGGTTGTGTGTATTTCACCACAGGTCTTAAAACCTCGTAGCGCCCGCCACGATGGCCGTGCACGAGCACCCCCGCCGGCTGCACAGCGCTCCCCGGCTCGGCCCGCGTAGACGCGGCCGCCTCAACACGCGTGAGCGCAGCTCCGCATCTGCTCGCTTCCAGACCCACACGGGCGGAAGGTAAAGAGCTGAAGTGATTAATTtgaataaatatagaatataactTTTCAGCAAGTCTTTGCCCGTGTACACCTGTGAGCGAAATTCCAGGCACTGCTGCACTGAAGAAGCAGAAACCTCCATGGTCCTCACGTCTAATTCAACTCCTAACACAGCACAAGACCTCTGGCATAGCTTGGTCACGTGACTGCCGGCCACTCCAGGCGCTGCGGGGACACGTGTGACACCTGCAGGTATCTGCCAGGGAAGGGAACCCTCCCATGAGTCAGCATTCAGGAAGTGCATGTGAGGCATGGAAACCAGAAACGACAGTGAGGGCAGAATGCGCACGGCGATGGCTGGGCAGCTGGGGCGGGTGGCTGGGAGGACTTCACGGGCAGGGCCTCCGGCGGAACAGGCATCTCCAATTCTCCACGCCCAGGTCGCGGGACCACAGGCCCTGAGCAGCCATGGACCTTCCTGGGAGGGCGTAAGCCCTGCCAGTGACACTGCCCTGAGGAGTCAGGCCACTGCCCTTTGGGATTTCTCAGTCCCTCACCCCTAGAGATACTTCTAGGAGACCAACGTCTACTCAagacacccctccccaccccgatgAAGGTGAGATGAAGGAAGTAAATGAGGTGGTGAAGTGAGTTTATTCCTCCAGGTGCCTGAGAAAATGCTGACAGTTTGGAAAGAGAGGCCAAGTGACCCAGGCAGAGAAATggggaggggggacaggtgaCCCAGAGGCAGGtggggtcacctgggaggcaagAGCCCTGGGGCACAGCAAGGTCGAGGGGTCCTGGGAGCAGTGGTCAGAGGTCAGTCAGGTCAGGACAATGGATACATAGCAGGACATGTCCTCAGTGGGGACAGTCACATAACTCAGGTCAGGACTGAGGGGAAGCTGGGGGCCAAGTCACTGGTGGGAACTGAGCCCGGCTGGCCCTGGGGGGACGGGCCCGGTCAGCAGCAGGGCTTCTAGGCCGAGTTGGGGACACagcaggtggggcaggggcaTGCAGGGCGGCAGAGCAGGGACACGCAGGAGGCCGGGCGGCAGCAGCTGGGCTggcaggagggggcgggggcacagCATGCGGGTCTGCACACGGGGCGGCAGAGCAGGGACACGGAGGAGGAGGGTCTGCAGCAGGacgaggggcagggggtgggctcACAGCACACGGGCCTGCAGCAGACAGGCCTGCAGCACACGGGCCTGCAGCAGACAGGCCTGCAGCACACGGGCGTGCAGCACACGGGCCTGCAGCACACAGGCCTGCAGCACACAGGCTCACAGCAGTCCTGCTGGCAGGGGGAGGAGGTGCAGCAGGAGGGCTGGCAGCTAGACTGCGGGCAGCACAAGGCCGTGCAGGAGCTGGTGCAGGCagatgggcaggggcagggctcacAGCTCGCTGGGGCGCAGAGGAGGCTCAGGCAGGGGGCCGGGGCGCAGCAGCGGGGCTCACAGCACGGGGGCTCACAGCAGCTCTCTGGGCAGTCGTCCACCTGCCAGGAGGAGCCGGTGCAGGAGTCACAGGGACCGGCCAGGCAGACCCGGCTGCCGTAGCTCAGGTCGCCGGAGCAGGTGGACAGGGCGGGCGCGGCCATGGCGGGGgcggtggggctggaggagggtgagTGTGTGAGCCTGAGTGTGAGTGCGAGGGAGTGTGAGGTGCCTAGGGGTGCCGGGCTTTTATACCCCTCCCTGGCCTGTGTCGTCCCAGCAGGAGGCTCCACGCCCGCACTTCCTCGTTGGTGTTGACAGCTGGTTGCGGGAGCCCTCATTAGTGCTGGCGTATTTTCAATAGTTTTACTCACTAAACTTGTGAGTATGAATGTCCTGAGTTGCAGGATGTTTCCCGTCTCTCCTGTGTTTGGCTCCAGAAAAGTTACGGAAAACATTTGAGGCAAGGTTATGCTGAGCTGAGGCCTAGAGGTGAACACTTCTGTGACGTGATGAGTTGTGGTTCCATCTCTCCTGTGTGTGGGGtgctttaatattattttgacttttaagcattttaaaaagtggtGTAGAGTGACACTCCACATCTTATAAAATGCAAGTGGTTCAGAGGATTGGACCATAGAGGTGGGTCTGGGGTCAGGTTCCACAGGGGGTGGCCCACGCACCACCCCAGCCCCCGCGGCAGCTGTGTGGCAGGAGGCGCAGAGAGGGAGACGTCCAGCCCGGCGCAGCCCAGCTGACCGCGCCCGACAGCAGTGTTAATGGGCCGTGGTCAGACGCGGACTCTCAGGTGCCCGCGTGAGCCGGGGCCGTGTGAGGACGCGGAGacccaggggcagggctggactCTCCTCTGTCACCACTTTTCCTCACCTTTTCACTCAAACCCAGGTGCCTTTCAACGCCCGCTGTGCACCCCACACTCCATGGCTGAGCAAACTACCCACTCCGGCCAGAATTTGCCTCCTTCAAGGGTGATGCCCTGAAAGACCAGTTCAGGGAGAGGGAGACTGTCTCCTCTGGGGACGCCGCGTGTGAGCCCTGGGGACTCGTGCACCCAGCGCAACACCGAGAAGCTCAGGCAGCCGACGGTTTCCCTGGTGGGTATGAGAAGACGTGGTCCCGGGGAGCTCGGAACAGAAAGTCGGAGTGGGCTGACGCCGGTGAAGACGTCAGCATCTGGGTCCGTGAGCTCCACGGTGGCCCTGACCGCAGCTGTGAGGTGAGATACCGTTTTCTGAGCACCTGTTCTGGGCCCGGCGGGGATCTGAGTGCTTCACAGCTGTTACCTCAATTAATTCCATATCAGCGAAGTGAGGGAGTTACTGTGAACGGGCGGCGGACgcccaggcacagagaggggaagcagcgccctcaaggtcacacagcccagaGAGTCAGGGCTGGGGCCGGAGGCCGCCAGCGGGATACAGGACCAAGGCTCTCAACCAGGACATCCCCCAGGCCGAATTCAGGGCGGACGTGGAAGAAAACACGTGTCGCAGGAAACTTAACACCAAGCAGCTGGACTGAAAGTTCACAGCAGAAGCAGGAAAGCGCGAAATTAACACCGGAGAGAATCCGCTCAGTGGTTTTAAGGACAAACACTGCCAGTTCCTCCAAGTCATGGAGGCTGAGGATAAGACCCTCAGGATGGGGAGAGAAAGCGTGACAAACCGTGTGTTCCGACGTCAGACACGACAGCTCAGTCGCTGGGGAGGGAGAAACCGCAGTTAGGACGAAAACAACAATCGGAGGCATAGCTGAGCATGAGTCACTCCGCGCTGAGGGGACAAGGGTGTGCGCGCATCTGGACTGAAGGGCCCGCGAATGCCAGGAGAGTCTGGCCTTCAGGGCTGCCCCGGACACTGACGACGCCTTCCTCAAGGAAAGAGAGCAGCACCGTGTTTTCACATGAAGCAAGAGCTTAGAAAGGACTCCGTCCACGTGTCCCTCTTGGGAAAAAAGTACCGACAGAAGTAAGACGAAGGACCCGGTGCTGACGCGCACGGGGCCCGCGGGGCCTGGCTGAGCGACCCGGCGCTGCGTGCAGAGCAACGCCCCGGCCTGCGGGAGCAGGTGCGGCGTGGGGCCGTGCGAGCCACCGGCCCCCTGTGGCCCCCGGGCCcttgcaaagaagccagtaccgCATCCTGAAGTGCTGACCTTCtgaatatattgggttaaataaaatatcttattaaatgagtctcctgtttctttcctcaCTTTTAAATGTGGTGATTATAGTAGTTACAGTTACGTGTGTGGCTTGAACTACATTTCCGTGGGGAAACATAGCTCATTCCTGCtttaggtttgtttttgttttgctttgttttgctttggtgagggggaggcaattaggtttttatttatttttgacgcgggtactggggattgaccccaagACCTTGTGCGTGCATCGTTCATTCCTgctttaagttcatttgtttgttcatttgtttgattgtttgtttaggggggcaggtaattaagtttttatttatttatttatttttgagggtGGTTtggggaattaaacccaggaccttgtgcgccctaggcacgcactctaccgctgagccgCACCTCCCGCCTCACCCCTGCTTTAGAGCACGCTAAGAGACTAGTCATTCGAGggtgaatagattttttttcaaacgGAGGAACTGGAGACTGGACCCAGGACCTGGGGCACGCTAAGCACTCGCTCtacactgagctccaccctccccttcaAGGGGGATTGATGTtgagaaaacaaagtagatcCTCTGTTAAACAGAAATTTCTCACattatcttgtttcttttttctgttttaatagtTAAAATCTACATCAAAAGAGAAAGTTAACAAGTATTCACTAGTATgactgaaaacagaatatatcttTCAGAACAGTAGAAAAATTATTAGACATCCTCTACTTGAAGACAAAAACAATGGAAACAAGAACACGTACAGAGCAGAGAATTTCATCAATGTGGCAGAATCTGGGGCTAAATCATCAGTTACAATGTAAAGTAAATTTCATCTAATGTTTCTTATTAGACGGGAAAAAAAGTCTTGAAATGGTTCCTAAAATAACAACCGAAAAGGTGACAGCTGCGGTCCCAGTTAAGCAGAGACACCAACCAACAGTCACGCAAAGTGCGAGAGGAGCCGGTGGGAGGGCCAGCCTCCTGAGCCGCACTCAGAGGCCCCCCTTCCCACTAGGGGGCTGAGACGACCTGGACATGGGGGCCCACCAGCCCCCATGTCCCCACGTCTGGGAATAGTACGAGATCAGAGCAGACGGAAGGGAGGAGTGGCCACGACTCCTCGCATCCGGGTAAGCTTGTTTCATTGCCAGCATCCCAGTCTGTGGGGAGGTGTGGCCACTGACAAGGCAGGGCTGGCcccgggcagggggcggggggaccCCCAGGAAAGCAGCAGCCCCCACCAGGGACCCCGGCGTGGGAAGGCaccctcctggctccaccaggtgCATCGACTTGGCCAGTGAGCAGTTGTCCAAATGGAGGGGACAGAAATAAAGCCAGGAGCCCACCCCTGCTCAGGCTGAGGACTGCAAAGGAGGAAGAGCGTGGCCCCCGCCAGTCCCCCAGGGTCAGCGAGCTGCCCTGCTGGTAGCAGACCAGCAGGGAGCATCCGGGCCATCAGGACCTGCCTTCCACCCGCTTGGCAGCCCACGTCGCATCTCTTGGGGGTCCACCAGACAGAAGGCACAGATGTCATTACCGCATACCTGGCTCAGCTCCTCCCCTGGAGCAAACACGCTCCCTCTGCAGGAAGATGCCTTCACCGGAGCCCTCAAACAGCTGCAGACACTTGTCCCAGAACGAGGACCATTGCTCAGCCAAAGCCGACTCAGCACACCGGGGGGGAGACCCCAGGAGCAAGAACTGGCGAGTGTGACAGGAAACTCAGCCAAGCCTGGTTTCCCTCCGTGGTGGCCCCCCAGCCAAGCCCCTTCTCACTGGGGTACACCCTGTCCTCCAGGTGGCTGCCTGCTCAGCCTCGTCCCCACAGGGATGACCAGAGCGACTCCCTCCTTCCTGTGTCTTCCAGGAAGGCAAACTACCTCAATACTCAGATTCCTGGGGGGCACCCAGTGAGCACCTTCCATTTCCAAATATCCCACCCTCCTTGGCTACTGGCCCCTGGGATGGTTCGTTTCATGTGTTAACTTGGCCAGGCCGTGGTGTGCGGTTGTTTGGGTAAACACGTCTGGATGTCACGGTAATGGCATTTCTTCGATGAGACCGACATTTAAATCAGAGGACTCTGAGTGGAGCAGACTGCCCGCCACAATGTGCATGGGCCTCGCCCGATCAGTTGCAGGCCTTGAGGAAAGACTGCAGCCTCCCGAGGAGGAGCAGTTTCCACCAGCAGACTGTCTTTGCGCTCCAGCTGCAACGGCAGTTCTTCCCCAGGAAGCCTGCCCTCTAGGTtgtggacttgccagcctccgcCATCACGTGAGCCAACTCCTCAAAACAAACCTCTCTGCACACATACACATCTTACTAATTGCTCCCCTGGCGCGTGCTGACTAGCGCAGGCTCCCTCGTGCGGCACGAGGCTCTCCCGCTCCCAGCGTCTCTAGGCGGAGGGAGCAGCCACCGTTGTGCCCAGGTCACTGGAGAAGGGCCAGCGCCGGCTTGCCAGAAGCTGTTTCTGCAGTGGGCTTTACACCTTCAGAGCAGGTGCTTTGTTAAACGGGGTCTCCTTTGTCCCCAGCAAAGCCCCAAGTCCCCTGTGTGCAAGGCCCGGTGCCTGGACACGTGCCCCACCGCCTGTCCCTCACCAGCAGAGACACGCAGGGTCTCCCAAGTGAACAGGATTCTCTGGGCTGGAGCTGCTGGGGGACCGTGAGCACCGGAGGCCCGGGCAGAGTGAGGGAGGGCCTGGCTGGCCTAGCCTGATGGGGCTAGTGCCCTGGACGCGGCTCAGGGCCAGGTCTCAAAGCAGCCCAGCTCACACTCTCCCCCGAGCTCCTCCCCGCAGTTCGCACAGAATGCACTCGAGGCCTTGGAGAGCACCTGGCAATGACTTTATTTGTTAACAGACTGACCACTCACATGGGGCAGAACAAAATGCACAATCCAACAAGGATGGAGAGGACACTTGGTGAGGTCGGAACTCAGAGGAAACTAGGGGCCAGCCCAGCGGGCAGTGAGGGCTCAGCCCAGGCAGCAGAAGTGAGGGGCTCTGGAGCAGAAGGAGCCCCGAGACTGGGCTCAGGGCTCCAGAGATTTCAGATGGAAGTCAGAGTTGGTCCTAGGAGGAGCTGGGGACCTGCCCGGTCAGCAGCCGGACTTCTAGGCTGAGTTGGGGACACAGCAGGCCGAGCGGGagcacctggggcagcagagcagGGACACGCAGGAGGCCGGGCAGCAGCAGCTGGGCTGGCAGGAGGGGACAGGGGCACAGCAGGCAGGTCTGCACACGGGGCGGCTGAGCAGGGACACGGAGGAGGAGGGTCTGCAGCAGGacgaggggcagggggtgggctcACAGCACCCGGGCCTGCAGCAGACAGGTGTACAGCACACGGGCCTGCAGCACACGGGCCTGCAGCAGACAGGTGTGCAGCACACGGGCCTGCAGCACACAGGCCTGCAGCACACGGGCGTGCAGCTCACGGGCCTGCAGCAGAGGGGTGCATAGCAGTCCTGCTGGCAGGGGGAGGAGGTGCAGCAGGAGGGCTGGCAGCTAGACTGCGGGCAGCACAAGGCCGTGCAGGAGCTGGTGCAGGCtgatgggcaggggcagggctcacAGCTTGCTGGGGCGCAGAGGAGGCTCAGGCAGGAGGCCGGGGTGCAGCAGGGGGGCTCGCAGCAGCGGGGCTCACAGCACGGGGGCTCGCAGCAGCTCTCTGGGCAGTCGTCCACCTGCCAGGAGGAGCCGGTGCAGGAGTCACAGGGACCGGCCAGGCAGACCCGGCTGCCGTAGCTCAGGTCGCCGGAGCAGGTGGACAGGGCGGGCGCGGCCATGGCGGGGgcggtggggctggaggagggtgagtgtgtgagtgagtgtgaggGAGGGTGTGAGGGAGTGTGTGTGAAGGGCTGGGGTTGCCCGCCTTTATAGCCCTCTGTGTTGTGTGTTGTGCTTGGTGAA
This portion of the Vicugna pacos chromosome 1, VicPac4, whole genome shotgun sequence genome encodes:
- the LOC116281909 gene encoding uncharacterized protein, encoding MAAPALSTCSGDLSYGSRVCLAGPCDSCTGSSWQVDDCPESCCEPPCCEPRCCAPAPCLSLLCAPASCEPCPCPSACTSSCTALCCPQSSCQPSCCTSSPCQQDCCEPVCCRPVCCRPVCCTPVCCRPVCCRPVCCRPVCCRPVCCEPTPCPSSCCRPSSSVSLLCRPVCRPACCAPAPSCQPSCCRPASCVSLLCRPACPCPTCCVPNSA
- the LOC140698816 gene encoding uncharacterized protein, producing MAAPALSTCSGDLSYGSRVCLAGPCDSCTGSSWQVDDCPESCCEPPCCEPRCCEPPCCTPASCLSLLCAPASCEPCPCPSACTSSCTALCCPQSSCQPSCCTSSPCQQDCYAPLCCRPVSCTPVCCRPVCCRPVCCTPVCCRPVCCRPVCCTPVCCRPGCCEPTPCPSSCCRPSSSVSLLSRPVCRPACCAPVPSCQPSCCCPASCVSLLCCPRCSRSACCVPNSA